The following coding sequences lie in one Lolium perenne isolate Kyuss_39 chromosome 2, Kyuss_2.0, whole genome shotgun sequence genomic window:
- the LOC127332852 gene encoding probable amino-acid acetyltransferase NAGS2, chloroplastic, with the protein MASSVAAARLAGGASRPASRDAAARGLPPRSQSLPLPLPRRRPRSIRCCAVRHPGGGGVDAGEEFVGFFREAWPYIRGHRGSTFVVVLSSEVVSGPHLDRILQDISLLHGLGVNFVLVPGTHVQIDKLLSERGRKAKYVGQYRVTDSDSLEAAMEAAGRIRLTIEAKLSPGPPMLNLRRHGVIGHSHGLVDNVASGNFLGAKRRGVVNGIDYGFTGEVKKIDVSRIKERLDSDSIVVVSNMGYSSSGEVLNCNTYEVATACALAIEADKLICVVDGQIFDEHGRVIHFMSLEEADMLIRKRAKLSDIAANYVKVVDEEEHEPPLNRRGHLNGYAPSFQNGLGFNNGNGIYSGEQGFAIGGEERLSRSNGYLSELAAAAYVCHGGVQRVHIIDGTVDGSLLLELFTRDGAGTMIARDVYEGTRMATEEDLHGIRKLIHPLEESGVLVRRTDKELLEALYSFYVVERDGSIIACAALFPFPEDKSGEVAAIAVSEECRGRGLGDKLLDYVEKEALSRGLRKLFLLTTRTADWFVRRGFSACSIESIPEQRRKRINLSRGSKYYIKELQPKHAGVTVNNFVGR; encoded by the exons ATGGCCTCATCGGTCGCCGCCGCGCGCCTCGCCGGCGGGGCATCGCGGCCTGCGTCTCGGGATGCAGCCGCCCGGGGCCTTCCGCCGAGGAGCCAGAGTCTGCCTCTGCCCCTGCCGCGCCGGCGTCCGCGCAGCATCCGGTGCTGCGCCGTTCGTCATCCCGGAGGCGGCGGCGTGGACGCGGGGGAGGAGTTCGTCGGGTTCTTCCGGGAGGCGTGGCCGTACATCCGGGGCCACCGCGGGAGCACCTTCGTGGTCGTCCTCTCCAGCGAGGTCGTGTCGGGACCGCACCTGGACCGCATTCTGCAG GACATTTCACTTCTCCATGGTCTGGGGGTAAACTTTGTTCTTGTTCCAGGGACACATGTTCAGATTGATAAGCTCTTGTCAGAAAGAG GAAGGaaggctaaatatgttggtcagtACCGAGTTACTGATTCTGATTCATTAGAGGCTGCAATGGAGGCAGCTGGCAGAATAAGGTTAACAATAGAGGCAAAGCTCTCTCCTGGTCCTCCAATGTTAAATCTCCGTAGACATGGTGTTATTGGACATTCACATGGTCTTGTGGATAATGTCGCAAGTGGCAACTTCCTTGGTGCTAAG AGAAGAGGGGTAGTTAATGGTATTGATTATGGATTCACTGGTGAAGTCAAGAAAATTGATGTTTCACGGATAAAAGAAAGGCTTGATAGTGATAGCATAGTTGTTGTGAGCAATATGGGATACTCGAGCTCAGGAGAAGTCTTAAACTGCAA CACTTATGAAGTTGCCACTGCTTGTGCTTTGGCCATAGAGGCAGACAAACTTATCTGCGTTGTGGATGGTCAGATATTTGATGAGCATGGACGAGTCATTCATTTCATGTCTCTTGAGGAAGCCGACATGTTGATCAGAAAGCGTGCTAAGTTAAGTGATATTGCTGCAAATTATGTCAAGGTTGTAGATGAGGAAGAACATGAACCACCTTTGAACCGAAGGGGTCATCTTAATGGTTATGCTCCTTCTTTTCAAAACGGGTTGGGCTTTAACAATGGAAACGGTATTTATTCTGGCGAGCAAGGGTTTGCTATTGGTGGTGAAGAGCGATTAAGCAGGTCAAATGGCTACCTTTCTGAGTTGGCTGCAGCAGCATATGTGTGCCAT GGTGGCGTTCAAAGAGTTCATATCATTGATGGAACAGTTGATGGATCACTGCTGTTAGAATTGTTTACAAGAGATGGCGCAGGGACAATGATAGCAAG GGATGTTTATGAAGGAACAAGGATGGCTACCGAGGAAGATCTTCATGGCATAAGAAAACTCATTCATCCACTGGAAGAATCTGGTGTTTTAGTGCGAAGAACAGATAAAGAG cttcttgaAGCTCTGTATTCATTCTATGTTGTTGAAAGAGATGGTTCAATCATTGCGTGTGCTGCTCTTTTTCCGTTCCCTGAGGACAAATCTGGTGAAGTTGCCGCAATTGCTGTATCTGAAGAATGCCGAGGGAGAGGTCTAGGTGACAAGTTGCTTG ATTACGTTGAGAAGGAGGCATTATCCCGTGGTCTTAGGAAACTATTCTTGCTCACTACGCGGACGGCTGATTG GTTTGTGCGACGTGGTTTCTCAGCGTGCTCGATTGAGTCTATTCCTGAGCAGAGGAGAAAACGTATCAATCTGTCGCGTGGATCAAAGTATTACATAAAGGAGCTCCAGCCAAAGCATGCTGGTGTCACAGTCAACAATTTTGTTGGCAGATGA
- the LOC127332853 gene encoding uncharacterized protein, with translation MSYPPVGAPPQQGYPGKDGYPPAGYPPAGYPPPAQGYPPAGYPQQGGYPPQYPQQPPYQQQQQQQHSSGPSFMEGCLAALCCCCLLDACF, from the exons ATGAGCTACCCACCCGTCGGCGCGCCGCCGCAGCAAG GTTACCCGGGGAAGGACGGCTACCCGCCCGCGGGCTACCCTCCGGCCGGCTACCCGCCCCCGGCGCAGGGCTACCCGCCCGCCGGCTACCCGCAGCAGGGCGGCTACCCGCCGCAGTACCCGCAGCAGCCGCCctaccagcagcagcagcaacagcagcacagCAGCGGCCCTTCCTTCATGGAGGGATG CCTGGCCGCCCTCTGCTGCTGCTGTCTCCTGGACGCCTGCTTCTGA